One part of the Streptomyces lydicus genome encodes these proteins:
- a CDS encoding DUF6624 domain-containing protein, whose product MDLKRRHQAAQEQAAPPAHEADQIALREVEDKATETLRQIIAAHGWTGRSLVGEIGAAAAWWIAQHATANPEFQQHALALVEGAVHVGEATPKQVAYLTDRRRIIAGQPQLYGTQFSYMQTGTPVPYAIDDPDELDARRAEMGLEPFDVFEVLIRTLYPPLEPPTAESTAC is encoded by the coding sequence TTGGACCTCAAGAGAAGGCACCAAGCAGCCCAAGAACAGGCCGCACCGCCGGCCCATGAAGCCGATCAGATCGCGCTGCGTGAGGTCGAGGACAAAGCCACCGAGACGCTTCGGCAGATCATCGCCGCACACGGGTGGACCGGTCGCTCGCTGGTGGGCGAAATCGGAGCCGCTGCGGCCTGGTGGATCGCCCAGCACGCCACCGCCAATCCCGAGTTTCAGCAACACGCCCTTGCCCTGGTCGAGGGGGCCGTACACGTCGGCGAGGCGACCCCGAAGCAGGTCGCCTACCTCACCGACCGGCGCCGCATCATCGCCGGCCAGCCGCAGCTCTACGGCACGCAATTCAGCTACATGCAGACCGGAACCCCGGTCCCGTACGCCATTGACGACCCCGACGAGCTCGACGCCCGCCGAGCCGAGATGGGCCTCGAACCCTTCGACGTGTTCGAAGTGCTCATCCGGACTCTGTACCCCCCACTCGAACCTCCCACCGCGGAAAGCACCGCCTGCTGA
- a CDS encoding GNAT family N-acetyltransferase, with product MTQQESISVEYLDGPAAAQAEDAFRLVYAEAFAEPPYNEAEHDVADSFRRFRSQTRKRTFRSALARTGDGGPVGMAYGYPLGPKTGWWDQLTQPIPDDMRREDGRRTFGLMEIAVRGPWRGQGIAGRLHETLLAGTEAERVLLNVHPDSKAAQAAYRAWGYRKIGEARPWEGADVHDVMMLDLRRTAS from the coding sequence GTGACGCAGCAGGAATCCATCAGCGTCGAGTACCTGGACGGGCCGGCCGCCGCGCAGGCCGAAGACGCGTTCAGGCTCGTCTACGCCGAGGCGTTCGCCGAGCCGCCCTACAACGAGGCCGAGCACGACGTCGCGGACTCCTTTCGGCGCTTCCGCTCGCAGACCCGCAAACGCACTTTCCGCAGCGCCCTGGCTCGCACCGGGGACGGCGGGCCGGTCGGTATGGCGTACGGCTACCCGCTTGGGCCCAAAACGGGGTGGTGGGATCAACTCACCCAACCAATACCCGACGACATGCGCCGCGAGGACGGGCGCCGGACCTTCGGTCTTATGGAGATCGCCGTACGTGGACCGTGGCGCGGGCAGGGCATCGCCGGCCGACTGCACGAGACCTTGCTCGCCGGCACCGAGGCCGAGCGCGTGCTGCTCAACGTTCACCCGGACAGCAAGGCGGCGCAGGCGGCATACCGGGCGTGGGGCTATCGAAAGATCGGCGAGGCACGTCCGTGGGAGGGAGCGGACGTGCACGACGTGATGATGCTCGACCTGCGCCGGACGGCTTCATAA
- a CDS encoding integrase: protein MTRRGHSTVRAAMVYQHLVGGRDQEIADHVDRLIRKSKQTKKAKRPKGDRESPDGDKIN from the coding sequence ATGACGCGTAGGGGGCACTCGACCGTGCGGGCCGCCATGGTCTACCAGCACCTCGTCGGCGGGCGTGATCAGGAGATCGCGGACCACGTCGATCGGCTGATCAGGAAGTCGAAGCAGACGAAGAAGGCGAAGCGCCCCAAGGGGGATCGGGAGTCACCCGACGGCGACAAGATCAACTGA
- a CDS encoding aminoglycoside phosphotransferase family protein, with the protein MISDPGTSPDAPRDFTAEGVEPVLHEACAEARIDASGAELLRLGSNAVYRLSSAPVIVRIARDPDAAAEMERAVGVARWLEAQDFPATRVLRGVRQPLSAGGRVVTFWESVQDREEYATVTELADLLRRFHWLEEPQSLRLPYFDPFAKVWSSFEALDGVSPDDAVFLEQRARRLHKEYDRLDFVLPYGLIHGDANIGNVLRDRSGQPLLIDLDGVCLAPREWDLILTAIYYDRFGWHGRSDYEGFVHHYGFDIMNWPGYSVLADVRELMMVLWMGQQVGSSEKSAAEFSRRMQALRTGGSRRDWSPF; encoded by the coding sequence ATGATCTCGGACCCCGGCACGAGTCCAGACGCACCGCGGGATTTCACGGCAGAGGGCGTGGAGCCCGTGCTCCACGAAGCGTGCGCAGAGGCCCGGATCGATGCGTCCGGAGCGGAGCTGTTGCGACTCGGCTCGAATGCCGTCTACCGACTGTCGTCCGCCCCGGTGATCGTTCGCATCGCGCGTGATCCAGATGCGGCCGCAGAGATGGAACGGGCCGTAGGGGTCGCCCGCTGGCTTGAGGCGCAGGACTTTCCTGCGACGAGAGTGCTACGCGGAGTGCGCCAGCCGCTGTCGGCCGGCGGCAGGGTCGTCACGTTCTGGGAGAGCGTCCAGGACCGCGAGGAGTACGCGACCGTGACCGAGCTGGCGGACCTGTTGCGCCGATTCCACTGGCTTGAGGAGCCGCAGTCGCTCCGCCTGCCGTACTTCGACCCGTTCGCCAAGGTGTGGTCCTCCTTTGAAGCCCTTGATGGCGTCTCGCCGGATGACGCGGTGTTCCTGGAGCAGCGGGCCCGACGATTGCACAAGGAGTACGACCGGCTGGACTTCGTTCTGCCGTACGGCCTGATCCACGGTGACGCCAATATCGGCAACGTCCTACGGGACCGCAGCGGGCAGCCCCTCCTGATCGACCTGGACGGTGTCTGCCTGGCCCCGCGGGAGTGGGACCTGATCCTTACGGCGATCTACTACGACCGTTTCGGTTGGCATGGCCGGAGCGACTACGAAGGCTTCGTCCACCACTACGGGTTCGACATCATGAACTGGCCCGGCTACTCGGTGCTGGCGGATGTCCGTGAGCTGATGATGGTGCTGTGGATGGGCCAGCAGGTCGGCAGCAGCGAGAAGTCTGCCGCCGAGTTCAGCCGCCGGATGCAGGCGCTCCGTACCGGGGGAAGCCGCCGGGACTGGAGCCCCTTCTGA
- a CDS encoding bifunctional DNA primase/polymerase, protein MTRRGIQWLSAVADDPVMCRAHWADDPRRPYTLPTGRLFDVVVMSQRLGMETFDQLVRREMPLGPVMMDRRAKQIGFLLSSKSRARFTRLLSLETATPPEYRYLDAGSFVVVPGPMPMADDRHQWLRAPIRRPEASPLRTASLAVMFAAAAALIERADRYGVQYPSPGAAGPEDSERVSDRAQ, encoded by the coding sequence ATGACGAGGCGAGGTATTCAGTGGCTGTCCGCTGTCGCCGACGATCCAGTGATGTGCCGGGCTCATTGGGCGGATGACCCCAGGCGCCCATACACGCTGCCGACCGGGCGCCTCTTCGATGTGGTGGTCATGAGCCAGCGGTTGGGCATGGAGACCTTCGACCAGTTGGTACGTCGCGAAATGCCGCTCGGTCCGGTCATGATGGACCGTCGCGCAAAGCAGATCGGGTTCCTTCTGTCGTCCAAGTCGCGGGCCCGCTTCACGCGCCTCCTGTCCCTGGAAACGGCAACCCCGCCCGAGTACCGCTACCTCGACGCCGGCTCCTTCGTCGTCGTACCCGGGCCGATGCCGATGGCCGATGACCGCCACCAGTGGCTACGCGCGCCCATTCGCCGGCCCGAGGCATCCCCGCTGCGCACGGCGTCGTTAGCGGTGATGTTCGCGGCCGCCGCAGCCTTGATCGAACGAGCAGACCGCTATGGCGTGCAGTACCCGAGCCCCGGAGCGGCCGGGCCCGAGGATTCTGAGCGGGTGAGCGACCGTGCCCAGTGA